In Ooceraea biroi isolate clonal line C1 chromosome 14, Obir_v5.4, whole genome shotgun sequence, the genomic window TAAACAGCCGAGCTTTAcgtcaattataatatttggttGAAAAACAACCCAATTTGGGGAATCTATAGAATTATGTAAGActtgaatcaattttaattagaattgctatttataaacgtgcaaatatgatatttgcattaataacAGTCGAGCCTTTTCTAATCAAAGGATACATAATTGGCACGGCTGATACATCTGATCAGACAATGTTGCGCCTGGTACCTTCAGATGAATGGCTTAATTGGCTTGGCCACGGCCACACTGGTATGATGCATCACAGTGCCATCACTCACACCAGAAAGCATAATATCGAATATCATTGATGTCTGTATAAAAGTTAACATTTCAGTCAAGTTCCCTTGTTGCAAATTCTTTCATATATGCTTTTTatacttaaaataatttttcttcatgTTAAACAATACCTACTTTTGACGCTGATGATGAACAATGATCAGATTATCGACGACATTTATGGCAAAACCTGCCACCAACGTCCAGTTTCAACATATGGCTTTCTTAATGGTCATCATCTGCGAGAGAACATGGATACGACATTAtgcaaagaaagaaagagcaatGTTGGCCACTGTATCTAGAATATCGAGCAAACCCACTTGTGTATAGTATAGACATATACAAATGCAGTTCCCATGAGCGATTGACTCCTGGTTGATGCCGCAACAAAATTATACAAGGCGTTCCGTACAACACAGCCAATGCCACGTCTCTCTCGGAAACAGCTAACTTTCCTGGCTTCGGTACCACTGTGTTCGACTAAAAtaatcagaaaaataattgttatcagATTTAATTCTAGTCAAAGAAATTTAACAATGTATCGACTGCTGTACCAACTTTCAAACTTGGTTAACTTGTGAAGATTGCTGGGCGTAATGTGCAGCGCTTGTATCTGATTACCAATCGTGCCAGATGACAGTAATACTAGAAAACTCTTGGGACAAAATACAAACCAATTATGCCTAAACTCAAGCACTTCAGTGCCTGACGCATCGTTTCTCCGGATTGACCTGAAACAGCACAGAGTTCGGTCCCGATGaggcacacaattttgttttttcaagcCTCAAGTAAGCGTTGAAATAAAATCCGAGGTTGTTTACATGAAAACAATTCGACTCCGTGATCCGTGATAACGAGTATTTCAGTGCCGTGCGTCCAGACGAAGCCCAATATCGTGGTGTTCTTTCCTTTGCACGCCTGGGAGTACTCGATGTGATCTAATCCAGACACGGGCGAGTAATTAACAAATTCCACGGACGAGCTGGTGCGTTGGATCGCGAGGACGTTCATGTCCGGGGAAAACTGATGGAGATCACGGGACCCCTGTCCTCCATGCGAAAGTTCAGGTTCTGGTCCGGGCCCTAACAAGCACTCCTGTAACTCCTCCTGAGCGAACAGCAAACACCTGTATACGCATCATGTTTACCGTAATTGTGCGAGGTAAAAATTCAACGTTCATGCCGATCGAGGAAGCGACTAACTTGCTGTTTCGAGTCATCGAAAAACACGTTGTGAGGCAGCTGACTGATTCGAACCTGATCGGATCAGGAGATAGCTCCAGGTAATAATCATCGCTCTTCCCTCGGTCGTCAGCCTCCATGTCGGGCATGCCTGatctgtgtatgtatgtacgtttGACAGTCTCGAGAATCTAGTGCATTAGCACAAACTACGAAGGCGAGATACCGTGGTATCAAAGCTACGAAGCAGAGCTACCAGTATCCAAGTTCGAAAATCTCTTGTCTAAGTATTCCCTATATTCTCGTCGAAGATAGGAATTCAAAAATCCCTAAACTTTATATATCGAGGTAGATTTCTGTGTCGCATGAAATGTTTCcatgtagaaaaaaataaaacaattctatatacatatgtaaagggattctattttaattttcacaattattatgtataactaattatattcgtgatgtaaaataaagtacatgtaaacttatatataataaaatttataaaaacaatctATAAAAGCACAGAACACTAATTGACCAAATAGATCATAAAAATCCCCCCCTGTGTagttatttgaaattatttctttttaaaaaaactggTGATACTTTTGGATCCTGCAGCTGCTCTCTGTCTGGCCAATTCCTTTTTACCGGGAGCTGGACTTTTGTGGATCTGCAAAAGATGTTTAGATATCCTAGATTGTAGTCTTGTTCAGAAACATGGATGTCTTAGAacttattttttcactttccTACATGCAATGCCGCGTAAATTTACAACAAAAAATCTCGGTCTATTTTATTGCAGGCAACTTACGTCTACTAATAATAAGCTAAAATTCACGTAAAACAATGACCTTTTCAGGTTTAGATAATTCCTTCACTGCCCTCTTCTTTGGGCTTTCCTCAACCGAATCCTTCTTTTGCTTCTTTCGCTAACTTCATCTTCGGACTACTTAGCTTGCGTTTCTTATTCTCGGTCTCATCAGGTATATTCAAGTGCTGTGCCAATTCTTTGAGAATCTTCAGCAAGATACTCCGATACGATACCATACGCGTATCTCAAGTATTCTATAAAAAGATTGTCATGATTAAACAACATTATCCTGCTCATTCCATATCCtgctgataatttatttacaggAAACACAAAAAAAAGCTTCTCATATTTTTCTCACCTGCCTCTGTGGCTACTTCAGATTAATACTTGTGACGTAAGTAGCGCTTATGGCACTTTGGGACACATGAATTCCCTTCTGTTTCAATACACTAGCTACTTACGTCACAAGTATTAAATCTGAAGTAGCCACAGAGGCAGGTGAGAAAAATATGAGAAGCTTTTTTTTGGTTcctgtaaataaattatcagcaGGATATGGAATGAGCAGGATAATGTTGTTTAATCATGACAATCTTTTTATAGAATACTTGAGATACGCGTATGGTATCGTATCGGAGTATCTTGCTGAAGATCTCTCAAAGAAATTGGCACAGCACTTGAATATACCTGATGAGACGAGAATAAGAAACGCAAGCTAAGTAGTCCGAAAGATGAAGTTAGCGAAAAGAAGCAAAGAAGGATTCGGTTGAGGAAAGCCCAAAGAAGAGGGCAGTGAAGGAATTATCTAACCTGAAAAGGTCAATTGTTTTACGTGAATTTAGCTTATTATTAGTAGACGTTAAGTTGCCTGCAATAAAATAGACCGGAGATTTTTTGTTGTAAATTTACGCGGCATTGCATGTAGgaaagtgaaaaaaataagttcTAAGACATCCATGTTTCTGAACAAGACTACAATCTAGGATATCTAAACATCTTTTGCAGATCCACAAAAGTCCAGCTCCCGGTAAAAAGGAATTGGCCAGACAGAGAGCAGCTGCAGGATCCAAAAGTATCACcagttttttaaaaagaaataaatttcaaataactACACAGGGGGGATTTTATGATCTATTTGGTCAATTAGTGTTCTGTGCTTTTATagattgtttttataaattttattatatataagtttacatgtactttattttacatcacgaatataattagttatacataataattgtgaaaattaaaatagaatccctttacatatgtatatagaattgttttattttttctacatgGAAACATTTCATGCGACACAGAAATCTACCTCGATATATAAAGTTAGGATTTTTGAATTCCTATCTTCGACGAGAATATAGGAATACTTAGACAAGAGATTTTCGAACTTGGATACTGGTAGCTCTGCTTCGTAGCTTTGATACCACGGTATCTCGCCTTCGTAGTTTGTGCCTAATGCACTAGATTCTCGAGACTGTCaaacgtacatacatacacagatCAGGCATGCCCGACATGGAGGCTGACGACCGAGGGAAGAGCGATGATTATTACCTGGAGCTATCTCCTGATCCGATCAGGTTCGAATCAGTCAGCTGCCTCACAAACGTGTTTTTCGATGACTCGAAACAGCAAGTTAGTCGCTTCCCTCGATCGGCATGAACGTTGAATTTTTACCTCGCACAATTACGGTAAACATGATGCGTATACAGGTGTTTGCTGTTCGCTCAGGAGGAGTTACAGGAGTGCTTGTAAGGGCCCGGACCAGAACCTGAACTTTCGCATGGAGGACAGGGGTCCCGTGATCTCCATCAAGTTTTCCCCGGACATGAACGTCCTCGCGATCCAACGCACCAGCTCGTCCGTGGAATTGTTAATTACTCGCCCGTGTCTGGATTAGATCACATCGAGTACTCCCAGGCGTGCAAAGGAAAGAACACCACGATATTGGGCTTCGTCTGGACGCACGGCACTGAAATACTCGTTATCACGGATCACGGAGTCGAATTGTTTCATGTAAACAACCTCGGATTTTATTTCACGCTTACTTGAGgcttgaaaaaacaaaattgtgtgcctCATCGGGACCGAACTCTGTGCTGTTTCAGGTCAATCCGGAGAAAACGATGCGTCAGGGCACTGAAGTGCTTGAGTTTAGCATAAATTGGTTTGTATTTGTCCCAAGAGTTTTCTAGTATTACTGTCATCTGGCACGATTGGTAATCAGATACAAGCGCTGCACATTACGCCCAGCAATCTTCACAAGTTAACCAAGTTTGAAAGTTGGTACAGCAGTCGATACATTGTTAAATTTCTTTGACTAGAATTAAATctgataacaattatttttctgattaTTTAGTCGAACACAGTGTACCGAAGCCAGGAAAGTTAGCTGTTTCCGAGAGAGACGTGGCATTGGCTGTGTTGTACGGAACGCCTTGTATAATTTTGTTGCGGCATCAACCAGGAGTCAATCGCTCAATGGGAACTGCATTTGTATATGTCTATACTATACACAAGTGGGTTTGCTCGATATTCTAGATACAGTGGCCAACATTGCTCTTTCTTCTTTGCATAATGTCGTATCCATGTTCTCTCGCAGAATGATGACCATAAGAAAAGCCATATGTTGAAACTGGACGTTGGTGGCAGGTTTGCCATAAATGTCGTCGATAATCTGATCATTGTTCATCATCAAGCGTCAAAAGTAGGTATTGTTTAAcatgaagaaaaattattttaagtatAAAAAGCATATATGAAAGAATTGCACAAGGGAACTTGACTGAAATGTTAACTTTTATACAGACATCAATGATATTCGATATTATGCTTTCTGGTGTGAGTGATGGCACTGTGATGCATCATACCAGTGTGGCCGTGGCCAAGCCAATTAAGCCATTCAATCTGAAGGTACCAGGCGCAACATTGTCTGATCAGATGTATCAGCCGTGCCAATTATGTATCCTTTGATTAGAAGGCTCGACTgttattaatgcaaatatcATATTTGCACGTTTATAAAATAgcaattctaattaaaattgattcaagTCTTAACATAATTCTATAGATTCCCCAAATTGGGTTGTTTTCaaccaaatattataattgacgTAAAGCTCGGCTGTTTATGGTACGCTTCCActtagtaatataatatctttcaGAGATAcacacattttaataatttttcgtgtACTTTATGCAATCGTTTTAACATTACTGCAGGTATATCGAACTCAGATTGGAAACTTTGGTGAAGCTGATCACCGACAAGATAGTCCTCGTGGAATTTCTAATGCAGCGCTCTAACGCTAAACAGATACTCATACAAGTTCTGCAAAGCTTTATGACGCAGTTACCCGTAAGCTTGATGGAGATGCCGATCATATTCGACAAACTTAATTCCGTGtacagaaattatttagaGAACGAAATACAAAACCAGGTAACTTGGCaggctttctctctctctctctctctctctacgaCAAGTGGCAACGTTAT contains:
- the LOC113563353 gene encoding regulator of MON1-CCZ1 complex-like, translating into SGTEVLEFRHNWFVFCPKSFLVLLSSGTIGNQIQALHITPSNLHKLTKFEIEHSGTEARKVSCFRERRGIGCVVRNALYNFVAASTRSQSLMGTAFVYVYTIHKWVCSIF